One window of the Scylla paramamosain isolate STU-SP2022 chromosome 22, ASM3559412v1, whole genome shotgun sequence genome contains the following:
- the LOC135111458 gene encoding neuropeptide Y receptor type 6-like: MDNLTLTNDTNVTFSHDWTRIILETSQQNYLGTGARAALITVYALLMTGGILGNLILAAVISRRPELRREPHNVYIINLTVSDVSLCVVCMPFTLLGLLHSHYTLGDIICKLVPMLQCTNILVSTATIVAIAADRYFTIVRVTGNSRGRARVPWSVAAIWLVSLAFTLPLFAYYYVKRVMFRELLLYEKCVETWPSPVVKYSWTIALIIMQYVIPILVLSIVHGRIHNYLSSHAMNQRDPRRAQRDIERNRRTTMLLTSVAATFAVCWLPWHVVNLLADFNYAGFVEAPEYFYVVFGSCHAIAMSSACTNPVLYGWLNTTLRNELSALLTFSRCRCSRRRTSVGGAVEGMSLLVHPPRNGAQGGIRKQCVLSISHEVTDKEEDGRKERGLKEDSRFENSKVECTEEDEIEREMQTEPHKLLVLKDCEEENEEGNRAKNNEEGNAKNNDEGKNHKEHSDDGMKREEDGKEDDEEKIRRLDYHEGTS; encoded by the exons ATGGACAACTTGACACTCACCAATGATACCAACGTCACCTTCTCCCACGACTGGACGAGGATCATTCTTGAGACCAGTCAGCAGAACTACCTGGGCACGGGGGCGCGGGCGGCCCTCATCACGGTGTACGCGCTGCTCATGACTGGCGGCATCCTAGGCAACCTGATCCTGGCGGCGGTGATCAGCCGGCGCCCTGAGTTGCGGCGGGAGCCTCACAACGTGTACATCATTAACCTGACGGTGTCTGACGTGAGTCTGTGCGTGGTGTGCATGCCCTTCACGCTGCTGGGTCTGCTGCACAGCCACTACACGCTCGGGGACATCATCTGTAAGTTAGTGCCGATGCTACAGTGCACCAACATCTTGGTCTCCACAGCAACCATCGTGGCCATCGCCGCTGACCGCTACTTCACCATCGTGCGCGTCACCGGGAACAGTCGGGGCCGCGCTCGCGTGCCCTGGTCAGTGGCGGCCATCTGGCTCGTGTCACTGGCCTTCACGCTGCCGCTGTTCGCTTACTACTACGTGAAGCGCGTCATGTTCCGCGAGCTACTGCTGTACGAGAAGTGCGTGGAGACGTGGCCCTCACCGGTGGTCAAATATAGCTGGACCATCGCCCTCATCATCATGCAGTACGTCATCCCTATCCTGGTGCTCAGTATCGTACACGGCCGCATCCACAACTACCTGAGCTCGCACGCCATGAACCAGCGCGACCCGCGGCGGGCACAGCGAGACATCGAGAGGAACCGCCGCACCACCATGCTACTCACGTCTGTCGCCGCCACCTTCGCCGTCTGCTGGCTGCCCTGGCACGTGGTGAACCTCCTGGCGGACTTCAATTACGCAGGATTTGTTGAG GCGCCAGAGTACTTCTACGTGGTGTTCGGCTCGTGTCACGCCATCGCCATGAGCTCGGCGTGCACCAACCCGGTACTGTACGGCTGGCTCAACACCACCCTCAGGAACGAACTCTCGGCGCTGCTCACCTTC AGTCGTTGTAGGTGCAGCAGAAGGAGGACCTCGGTTGGTGGGGCTGTGGAGGGCATGTCCTTGCTTGTCCACCCTCCACGCAACGGCGCCCAGGGAGGAATACGAAAGCAGTGCGTCCTGTCCATCTCCCACGAGGTCacggacaaggaggaggacgggaggaaGGAGCGAGGCCTGAAGGAGGACAGCAGATTCGAAAACAGCAAAGTAGAGTGCACGGAAGAAGACGAAATAGAAAGGGAGATGCAAACAGAGCCTCATAAGTTATTAGTGCTGAAGGACtgtgaggaggagaacgaggaggggaACAGAGCAAAGAACAACGAGGAGGGGAACGCAAAGAACAACGATGAGGGGAAGAACCACAAGGAGCACAGTGACgatgggatgaagagagaggaagatggaaaggaggatgacgaagagaagataaggagacTGGATTATCACGAGGGAACTTCATAG